In one Acetobacter sp. genomic region, the following are encoded:
- the sppA gene encoding signal peptide peptidase SppA, with the protein MSSGVDETVAYSVQKRRLRRWRIGAIAAVAVSVMIAGRYGQQSRDDNWRIGAGKNTPHLVQLNVHGMIGSDVSRWTKALTDAGKDRNVKGLLLDIDSPGGAVTGGEELHDAIERFAHDKPVVATMGGMGASAGYMIALPSRRIFAERSTLTGSIGVLMEAPEFSGVLNKIGVNVQELVSGPLKGQPSLTKPISPEGHIMLQGVVSNLYDQFVTMVVTGRHMPEDKVRTLADGRPYTGEQALKVGLIDSIGGHEDARNWLVKASGLPGEPKIVTIGEEHKSFGLKRRIFGWFGGRVMSWLGLDADIFLPQTRAAIDGAVSIWKP; encoded by the coding sequence ATGAGTTCAGGCGTTGACGAGACTGTGGCGTACTCTGTTCAGAAACGGAGACTGCGTCGCTGGCGGATTGGCGCAATCGCAGCCGTTGCCGTGTCAGTCATGATTGCCGGACGTTATGGTCAGCAATCCAGAGATGACAACTGGCGTATCGGCGCCGGAAAGAATACGCCTCACCTTGTTCAGCTAAACGTTCATGGCATGATCGGCTCTGATGTCTCGCGCTGGACGAAGGCCCTGACCGATGCCGGCAAAGACAGGAACGTCAAAGGTCTGCTTCTTGACATCGACAGCCCCGGCGGCGCGGTGACCGGCGGAGAAGAACTGCACGACGCCATCGAACGGTTTGCCCATGACAAACCCGTCGTCGCCACCATGGGAGGCATGGGCGCTTCCGCAGGATACATGATCGCCCTCCCATCAAGACGTATTTTTGCTGAACGGAGCACATTGACCGGCTCCATCGGTGTCCTGATGGAAGCGCCTGAATTTTCCGGTGTGCTCAACAAGATCGGCGTCAATGTTCAGGAACTGGTGTCCGGGCCTCTGAAAGGCCAGCCCTCCCTCACAAAACCGATCTCCCCTGAAGGACACATCATGCTTCAGGGCGTGGTCAGCAATCTTTACGATCAGTTCGTGACCATGGTGGTTACTGGCCGTCACATGCCTGAAGACAAGGTGCGCACCCTTGCCGATGGTCGCCCCTATACAGGTGAGCAGGCCCTTAAAGTCGGGCTGATCGACAGTATCGGTGGACATGAGGACGCCCGGAACTGGCTGGTCAAAGCCTCCGGCCTGCCTGGTGAGCCTAAGATCGTGACGATTGGCGAAGAGCACAAGTCGTTCGGCCTGAAACGCCGCATATTCGGCTGGTTTGGAGGGCGGGTCATGTCATGGCTTGGCCTTGATGCAGACATTTTTCTGCCGCAGACGCGTGCAGCTATTGACGGCGCAGTTTCGATCTGGAAACCTTAG
- the ihfB gene encoding integration host factor subunit beta, with translation MTRSELVAEIAAANPHLLLKDVELIVHTIFDELTSALARGDRIELRGFGAFTVKKREARAGRNPRTGESVSVDEKFVPFFKAGKELRERVNGATPQDE, from the coding sequence ATGACCAGATCCGAACTTGTCGCTGAGATAGCAGCAGCGAACCCTCATCTTTTACTCAAGGACGTCGAACTGATCGTTCATACGATCTTCGACGAACTGACAAGTGCGCTTGCACGCGGAGATCGCATAGAACTCCGCGGCTTCGGTGCTTTTACCGTCAAGAAACGGGAAGCCAGAGCGGGCCGCAATCCCCGCACGGGTGAATCGGTTTCTGTCGACGAGAAGTTCGTGCCTTTTTTCAAGGCCGGCAAAGAGCTCCGCGAACGTGTCAATGGAGCAACGCCACAGGACGAATAA